Below is a genomic region from Enterobacter hormaechei subsp. xiangfangensis.
AAAGAAAGCGTAATAGCTCACTGGTCGAGTCGGCCTGCGCGGAAGATGTAACGGGGCTAAACCATGCACCGAAGCTGCGGCAGCGACACTATGTGTTGTTGGGTAGGGGAGCGTTCTGTAAGCCGTTGAAGGTGTGCTGTGAGGCATGCTGGAGGTATCAGAAGTGCGAATGCTGACATAAGTAACGATAAAGCGGGTGAAAAGCCCGCTCGCCGGAAGACCAAGGGTTCCTGTCCAACGTTAATCGGGGCAGGGTGAGTCGACCCCTAAGGCGAGGCCGAAAGGCGTAGTCGATGGGAAACAGGTTAATATTCCTGTACTTGGTGTTACTGCGAAGGGGGGACGGAGAAGGCTATGTCAGCCGGGCGACGGTTGTCCCGGTTTAAGCATGTAGGCGGAGGTTCCAGGTAAATCCGGTACCTTGTTAACGCTGAGGTGTGATGACGAGGCACTACGGTGCTGAAGTGATAAATGCCCTGCTTCCAGGAAAAGCCTCTAAGCATCAGGTAACACGAAATCGTACCCCAAACCGACACAGGTGGTCAGGTAGAGAATACCAAGGCGCTTGAGAGAACTCGGGTGAAGGAACTAGGCAAAATGGTGCCGTAACTTCGGGAGAAGGCACGCTGATAGGTAGGTGAAGCCCCTGCGGGCGGAGCTGAAATCAGTCGAAGATACCAGCTGGCTGCAACTGTTTATTAAAAACACAGCACTGTGCAAACACGAAAGTGGACGTATACGGTGTGACGCCTGCCCGGTGCCGGAAGGTTAATTGATGGGGTTAGCGGCAACGCGAAGCTCTTGATCGAAGCCCCGGTAAACGGCGGCCGTAACTATAACGGTCCTAAGGTAGCGAAATTCCTTGTCGGGTAAGTTCCGACCTGCACGAATGGCGTAATGATGGCCAGGCTGTCTCCACCCGAGACTCAGTGAAATTGAACTCGCTGTGAAGATGCAGTGTACCCGCGGCAAGACGGAAAGACCCCGTGAACCTTTACTATAGCTTGACACTGAACACTGGTCCTTGATGTGTAGGATAGGTGGGAGGCTTTGAAGCGTGGACGCCAGTCTGCGTGGAGCCGCCCTTGAAATACCACCCTTTAATGGCTGGTGTTCTAACGTAGACCCGTTATCCGGGTTGCGGACAGTGTCTGGTGGGTAGTTTGACTGGGGCGGTCTCCTCCCAAAGAGTAACGGAGGAGCACGAAGGTTGGCTAATCCTGGTCGGACATCAGGAGGTTAGTGCAATGGCATAAGCCAGCTTGACTGCGAGCGTGACGGCGCGAGCAGGTGCGAAAGCAGGTCATAGTGATCCGGTGGTTCTGAATGGAAGGGCCATCGCTCAACGGATAAAAGGTACTCCGGGGATAACAGGCTGATACCGCCCAAGAGTTCATATCGACGGCGGTGTTTGGCACCTCGATGTCGGCTCATCACATCCTGGGGCTGAAGTAGGTCCCAAGGGTATGGCTGTTCGCCATTTAAAGTGGTACGCGAGCTGGGTTTAGAACGTCGTGAGACAGTTCGGTCCCTATCTGCCGTGGGCGCTGGAGAATTGAGGGGGGCTGCTCCTAGTACGAGAGGACCGGAGTGGACGCATCACTGGTGTTCGGGTTGTCATGCCAATGGCACTGCCCGGTAGCTAAATGCGGAAGAGATAAGTGCTGAAAGCATCTAAGCACGAAACTTGCCCCGAGATGAGTTCTCCCTGAGACCTTGAGTCTCCTGAAGGAACGTTGAAGACGACGACGTTGATAGGTCGGGTGTGTAAGCGCAGCGATGCGTTGAGCTAACCGATACTAATGAACCGTGAGGCTTAACCTTACAACGCCGAAGGTGTTTTGGCGAAGAGACGAAATTTTCAGCTTAGATTCAGAGTCCGAAGGATTTTGCGCTGAGACAAGGCGGCAAACGAAGGAAAGGAAGGAGCATACTGAGGTATGTGACTGACTTTACGAGAGCAGCCAACGCAGTATCAGTGCGAAAGACACAGGACAGAGCACAAGAATTTGCCTGGCGGCTTTAGCGCGGTGGTCCCACCTGACCCCATGCCGAACTCAGAAGTGAAACGCCGTAGCGCCGATGGTAGTGTGGGGTCTCCCCATGTGAGAGTAGGGAACTGCCAGGCATCAAATTAAGTAGTAAGCCGGTGCATGAATCCGGTGGTTACAGAAGTATTCGGTGGAGCGGTAGTTCAGTCGGTTAGAATACCTGCCTGTCACGCAGGGGGTCGCGGGTTCGAGTCCCGTCCGTTCCGCCACTTATTAAAAGCCCTGAGCTAACGCTCAGGGCTTTTTTCTTATCTGTCGTTTGATTGTTGCGAAATTAGCAAAAATCCTCTGCGTTTAACGATCTTTTTCGTCATAACAACTACAGCGATAATCTTCCTCAGTTTACGAACATAACGATTGAGGAATCATATGACTATCCCTGCACTGGGTCTGGGCACTTTCCGCCTGAAAGACGATGTTGTTATTGCATCTGTTAAAACCGCACTCGAGTTGGGCTATCGTGCTATTGATACGGCGCAGATTTATGATAACGAAACTGCCGTAGGCCAGGCCATCGAAGAGAGTGGCGTACCGCGCGACGAACTTTTCGTCACCACTAAAATCTGGATTGAGAATCTCAGCAAAGACAAGCTGATCCCAAGCCTGAAGGAAAGTCTGAAAAAGCTGCGTACTGACTATGTTGATCTGACGCTGATCCACTGGCCATCTCCTGATGATGCCGTCTCTGTGGAAGAGTTTATGCAGGCGTTGCTGGAAGCAAAAGAGCAAGGCTTAACGCGTAAAATTGGCATCTCTAACTTCACCATCCCGTTGATGGAAAGGGCCATCGCCGCAGTGGGTAAAGAGAATATTGCCACCAACCAAATTGAACTCTCTCCTTACCTGCAAAACCGCAAAGTCGTGGACTGGGCGAAACAGCATAGTATTCACATCACCTCGTACATGACGCTGGCATATGGTAAGGCGCTGAAAGATGAAGTGATTGCGCGCATCGCTGAGAAACACAATGCGACA
It encodes:
- the dkgB gene encoding 2,5-didehydrogluconate reductase DkgB; this encodes MTIPALGLGTFRLKDDVVIASVKTALELGYRAIDTAQIYDNETAVGQAIEESGVPRDELFVTTKIWIENLSKDKLIPSLKESLKKLRTDYVDLTLIHWPSPDDAVSVEEFMQALLEAKEQGLTRKIGISNFTIPLMERAIAAVGKENIATNQIELSPYLQNRKVVDWAKQHSIHITSYMTLAYGKALKDEVIARIAEKHNATAAQVILAWAMGEGYAVIPSSTKRENLASNLLARDLQLDDEDKNAIAALECNDRLVSPEGLAPDWD